A genome region from Arachidicoccus soli includes the following:
- a CDS encoding helix-turn-helix domain-containing protein has protein sequence MELNDEENKLFAQAVSFVNYTNQNLFITGKAGTGKTTFLKYIKENCYKKLAVVAPTGVAAINAGGVTIHSFFQLPFGVYISGLRSFWGEAENQQVFNKQQLLSKLRLGKAKLDLIRELELLIIDEVSMVRADLLDAMDDVLRHVRHKPHTPFGGVQMIFIGDLFQLPPVVRQDEMRLLSEYYKSPFFFDAQALKDFPPLYLELKKIYRQSNESFIQLLNHVRNNQVSENDLQVLNSFYNPDFSSEKEANFITLTSHNAIADRINQQALKNLPGKLYSFEGIVERDFPERAFPADKVLQLKVGAQIMFIKNDKGEDRKFYNGKIGVIDSINSSKEIKIRFQEEDNLLELKLEKWQNIKYNYDNETDKIEEEELGTFSQFPIRLAWAITIHKSQGLTFDKAVIDAGASFAAGQVYVALSRLRSLDGLVLRSRIYPSAISTNQDVLDFSSQEIKEDSLDGILEEEQKEFVCQSIINAFDWEKLRTLMAEYIEENETKLFQEKEDFVTRIKDSFHKINKQADTAGAFVKQLDGLMYSAKKEGYESLHNRANTACEWFLNALEKEIIAPLKMQMLELKALKRTGKLQTQLLQLLIPFERKKQQLQQIISITTAMCQSKNVSDWLQSIRNINQPTEVIVEEKLLPLRKLPKGTTKHISLELHQQRKSIEEIAKERNLAKGTIEGHLATFIETGEVDISVFVSQKELQLLSAFLEKQPNESSSEIRNAFDEKFSYAQIKAVMAYRELIKKTNKF, from the coding sequence ATGGAATTGAATGATGAAGAAAATAAATTGTTTGCGCAAGCGGTTTCCTTTGTAAATTATACCAATCAAAATTTATTTATAACGGGTAAAGCGGGTACTGGTAAAACTACTTTCTTGAAATATATAAAAGAAAACTGTTATAAAAAACTCGCTGTTGTTGCTCCTACAGGTGTTGCCGCTATTAATGCAGGTGGTGTTACCATTCATTCTTTTTTTCAATTACCATTTGGAGTATATATTTCAGGGTTACGAAGTTTTTGGGGAGAAGCGGAGAATCAACAGGTTTTTAATAAACAACAACTACTTTCAAAACTTCGATTAGGTAAAGCAAAGTTGGACTTAATACGTGAGTTAGAATTGTTGATTATTGATGAAGTTTCGATGGTGCGTGCAGATTTGTTAGATGCGATGGATGATGTTTTGAGGCATGTTCGCCATAAGCCACATACGCCTTTTGGTGGTGTGCAAATGATTTTTATTGGCGACTTATTTCAATTACCGCCAGTTGTTCGACAAGATGAAATGCGTTTGTTGAGTGAATATTACAAAAGTCCTTTTTTCTTTGATGCACAAGCGCTGAAAGACTTTCCTCCATTGTATTTGGAGCTCAAGAAAATTTATCGTCAAAGTAATGAAAGTTTTATTCAGTTGCTCAATCATGTACGTAACAATCAAGTTTCGGAAAATGATTTACAAGTGTTGAATTCCTTTTATAATCCTGATTTTTCTTCAGAGAAAGAAGCGAATTTTATTACCCTTACTTCCCATAATGCGATTGCCGACAGAATTAATCAGCAAGCATTAAAAAACCTGCCGGGAAAGCTATATTCATTTGAAGGCATTGTGGAGCGGGATTTTCCTGAACGCGCTTTTCCTGCCGATAAAGTTTTGCAATTGAAAGTGGGTGCGCAAATAATGTTTATCAAAAATGATAAAGGAGAAGATCGAAAATTTTATAATGGGAAAATTGGGGTCATCGATTCTATCAATTCTTCTAAAGAAATAAAAATTCGATTTCAGGAAGAAGATAATTTGTTGGAATTGAAATTGGAAAAATGGCAAAACATAAAATACAATTATGACAATGAAACAGATAAAATCGAAGAAGAAGAACTCGGTACTTTTTCGCAATTCCCTATCCGTTTAGCTTGGGCCATTACTATTCACAAAAGTCAAGGACTCACCTTTGATAAGGCAGTAATTGATGCGGGTGCTTCATTTGCGGCCGGCCAGGTTTATGTGGCGCTTAGCCGTTTGCGCAGTTTGGATGGTTTGGTTTTGCGCTCTAGAATTTATCCTTCAGCTATTTCTACTAATCAAGATGTGCTTGATTTTTCTTCTCAAGAAATTAAAGAAGATTCTTTAGATGGTATTTTGGAGGAGGAGCAGAAAGAATTTGTTTGCCAATCAATTATCAATGCTTTCGATTGGGAAAAATTGAGAACTTTGATGGCAGAGTATATCGAAGAAAATGAAACAAAATTATTTCAAGAAAAGGAAGATTTTGTAACCAGAATAAAAGATTCATTTCATAAAATAAATAAACAGGCAGATACTGCGGGAGCTTTTGTTAAACAATTAGATGGCTTGATGTATTCCGCAAAAAAAGAAGGATATGAGTCGTTGCATAATCGCGCAAATACTGCCTGCGAATGGTTTTTGAATGCTTTAGAAAAGGAAATTATTGCCCCATTGAAGATGCAAATGCTTGAACTAAAAGCATTAAAACGAACTGGAAAATTGCAAACGCAATTATTACAATTGCTTATCCCTTTTGAAAGAAAGAAACAGCAGTTGCAGCAAATTATTTCTATAACCACTGCAATGTGTCAATCGAAAAATGTGAGTGATTGGCTGCAATCTATAAGGAATATAAACCAACCTACAGAAGTTATTGTAGAAGAAAAGTTACTGCCTTTAAGGAAATTACCCAAAGGCACTACGAAGCATATTAGCCTTGAGCTGCATCAACAAAGGAAATCTATCGAAGAAATTGCAAAAGAAAGAAACCTGGCAAAAGGCACTATTGAAGGACATCTTGCGACCTTTATAGAGACAGGAGAAGTGGATATTTCGGTATTTGTTTCTCAAAAAGAGTTGCAACTGCTTTCTGCTTTCTTGGAAAAGCAACCAAATGAATCTTCCTCAGAAATAAGAAATGCTTTTGATGAAAAGTTTTCTTATGCACAAATAAAAGCGGTAATGGCTTACCGTGAATTGATAAAAAAAACTAATAAATTTTAA
- the hemH gene encoding ferrochelatase produces MAKRGVILMNLGSPDSTSVKDLRKYLNEFLMDERVIDKPLWLRTLLVRGIIVPFRAPKSAEAYKTIWWKEGSPLVVLTEQLKKAVQSKMSETVEVAMRYGNPNPTQAYENLLKQNPDLEEVVLVPLYPHYAMSSYETAVEYMKEVYAKKKYTFALKSVPPFYNHPAYINALAENMRPYLQEDFDQLLFSYHGIPERHVQKTDPTGKHCLQVENCCFKSCEAHKTCYRHQVTMTSELVAKKLGLKKDKWQQSYQSRLGRDPWLQPNTQVRLPQLPKEGVKKLMIVCPSFVSDCLETLEEIAIRGKEDYLKSGGEKYTYIPCMNTSELWVDTVVQLINEVA; encoded by the coding sequence ATGGCAAAGCGTGGTGTTATTTTAATGAATTTAGGCTCTCCTGATTCTACAAGTGTAAAAGATTTAAGAAAATACTTGAATGAATTTTTAATGGACGAGCGCGTAATCGACAAACCATTATGGCTGCGTACTTTGCTTGTACGCGGCATCATCGTTCCTTTCCGTGCACCAAAATCTGCAGAAGCTTATAAGACTATTTGGTGGAAAGAAGGCTCGCCATTAGTGGTATTAACAGAACAGCTAAAGAAAGCTGTACAGTCAAAAATGTCGGAAACTGTGGAAGTTGCCATGCGCTACGGAAATCCTAACCCAACCCAAGCATACGAAAATTTATTAAAACAGAATCCAGATTTAGAAGAAGTCGTTTTGGTGCCGCTTTATCCACATTATGCAATGAGTAGTTACGAAACTGCTGTCGAATATATGAAGGAAGTATACGCCAAAAAGAAATATACATTCGCACTAAAATCCGTTCCCCCTTTTTATAATCATCCGGCTTACATCAATGCTTTGGCAGAAAATATGCGGCCGTATTTGCAAGAAGATTTTGATCAATTGTTGTTCAGCTACCATGGAATTCCAGAACGGCATGTACAAAAAACCGACCCTACGGGAAAACATTGTCTGCAAGTAGAAAACTGTTGTTTTAAAAGTTGTGAAGCACACAAAACCTGTTATCGTCATCAAGTAACGATGACAAGTGAATTAGTCGCAAAAAAATTGGGCTTAAAAAAAGATAAATGGCAACAAAGTTACCAATCCCGCTTAGGTCGGGATCCTTGGCTTCAACCCAACACCCAGGTACGGTTACCTCAATTGCCAAAAGAAGGTGTAAAAAAATTAATGATAGTTTGTCCATCTTTTGTAAGTGACTGTTTAGAAACCCTGGAAGAAATTGCCATTAGAGGAAAAGAAGATTATCTAAAATCTGGTGGCGAAAAATATACTTATATTCCTTGTATGAATACAAGTGAATTGTGGGTAGATACCGTGGTTCAATTAATAAATGAGGTAGCGTAA
- a CDS encoding CopD family protein produces MYLYLKALHIIFIVTWFAGMFYMPRLFIYNTEAQENKNEEVRKVLTKQFSVMMKRLWYGITFPSAILTLLFGPAIMFMGHWDKTLFESSGRWLLIKLCFVLLLYIYFFSLQKILKQQLKGIFKYSSMQLRLWNEVATIFLIAIVFLAVVKSAISLVYGVVGLILFIAVLMSAIKIYKKIREKK; encoded by the coding sequence ATGTATTTATACCTAAAAGCATTACACATCATTTTTATTGTAACCTGGTTTGCAGGTATGTTTTACATGCCGCGACTCTTTATTTACAATACAGAAGCACAAGAAAATAAAAATGAAGAAGTCCGCAAAGTTCTGACGAAACAATTTTCGGTAATGATGAAGCGTTTGTGGTATGGTATCACTTTCCCATCTGCTATATTGACGTTGCTATTTGGTCCGGCTATCATGTTTATGGGACATTGGGACAAAACGCTTTTTGAATCTTCCGGCAGGTGGCTTTTAATAAAATTATGTTTTGTATTACTATTGTATATCTATTTTTTTTCTTTACAGAAAATATTAAAACAACAACTCAAAGGCATTTTTAAATATAGTTCCATGCAACTGCGTTTATGGAACGAAGTTGCCACAATTTTCTTAATAGCGATTGTTTTCTTAGCCGTCGTAAAAAGTGCTATCAGTCTGGTTTACGGCGTTGTAGGATTGATTCTTTTTATTGCAGTATTGATGAGTGCAATAAAGATTTATAAGAAGATAAGAGAGAAGAAATAA
- a CDS encoding type II toxin-antitoxin system VapC family toxin: MSLTIFFEEYVPTKSQCFINATLKKKRKQIDIADLFIAATAVIHNLSIATLNKKHFERIDELLVIG, translated from the coding sequence TTGAGTTTAACCATCTTTTTTGAAGAATATGTCCCAACAAAAAGTCAATGCTTTATAAATGCAACACTCAAAAAGAAGAGGAAGCAAATAGACATTGCCGACTTGTTTATTGCAGCAACTGCTGTAATCCACAATTTATCTATTGCGACTTTAAACAAGAAACATTTTGAACGAATTGACGAACTCTTAGTTATTGGATAA
- the rpoN gene encoding RNA polymerase factor sigma-54, producing the protein MALSQTLQQKLLQKLSPQQIQLMKLLQVPTANLEERIKEELEENPALEEAKEEELPEISDSILEESDEQEFELDGSEEQYESIDISEYVTEGDDEIADYKLRNDAYEIPEERQTMPFKVESSLHEMLSNQLGMLSLNEKQQIIAEQIIGSIDDDGYLRRELSSIVNDLAFRQNISTNEQEIELLIHQIQQFDPPGICARDLQECLLLQLQRPNDDVTESSEIAIQILKKYFDEFTKKHYDKILRGLSISEKQLKDAIQSIIRLNPKPGGNVGEVNKAFSYIVPDFFILNSGGDLELSLNSKNAPDLRISDGYRDMLKEYDKGSKKDKRQKEAVLFIKQKIDSAKWFIDMIKQRQHTLLSTMNAIMQYQKEFFLTGDETVLKPMILKDIAERIGLDISTVSRVANSKFVQTEFGTYRLKFFFSESLSTDSGEEVSTREVKKILMDVIETEEKQKPLSDERLTEILQEKGYNIARRTVAKYREQLNIPVARLRKQL; encoded by the coding sequence ATGGCTCTAAGTCAAACACTTCAACAGAAATTATTACAAAAACTATCGCCTCAGCAGATTCAATTGATGAAATTGCTGCAGGTCCCTACTGCCAATTTAGAAGAGCGTATAAAAGAGGAATTGGAAGAAAACCCGGCGCTTGAAGAGGCAAAGGAAGAAGAACTCCCCGAAATATCAGACTCTATTTTAGAGGAATCTGATGAGCAGGAATTTGAATTGGATGGTAGCGAAGAGCAATACGAAAGTATAGATATATCGGAATATGTCACCGAAGGTGACGATGAAATTGCGGATTACAAATTACGCAATGATGCTTATGAAATTCCAGAGGAAAGGCAAACGATGCCATTTAAAGTAGAAAGCAGTTTGCACGAAATGCTATCTAATCAATTAGGCATGCTTTCACTTAATGAAAAGCAGCAAATTATAGCAGAGCAAATAATTGGTAGCATTGATGATGATGGGTACTTGCGGCGTGAATTAAGTTCTATTGTAAATGATTTGGCATTCAGGCAGAATATTTCAACCAATGAGCAAGAGATTGAACTACTTATTCATCAAATACAGCAATTTGATCCACCTGGTATTTGTGCACGCGATTTGCAAGAATGTTTATTACTACAATTGCAACGCCCCAATGACGATGTAACTGAAAGTTCAGAAATAGCTATTCAAATCTTAAAGAAATATTTTGATGAGTTTACAAAGAAACATTATGACAAAATATTACGTGGACTATCTATTTCAGAAAAGCAGTTAAAAGATGCCATCCAATCCATTATCCGACTCAACCCTAAGCCGGGAGGTAATGTTGGTGAGGTAAATAAAGCCTTTAGTTATATTGTTCCTGATTTTTTTATTCTAAATAGCGGAGGCGATCTCGAACTTTCACTCAATTCTAAGAACGCTCCTGATCTACGTATAAGTGATGGGTATCGCGATATGTTGAAAGAGTATGATAAAGGCAGTAAAAAAGATAAGCGCCAAAAAGAAGCTGTGCTTTTCATTAAACAAAAAATAGATTCGGCCAAATGGTTTATTGATATGATTAAGCAACGCCAACATACTTTGCTTAGTACGATGAATGCGATTATGCAATACCAAAAGGAATTTTTCCTAACGGGAGACGAAACTGTTTTGAAACCTATGATTTTAAAAGATATTGCTGAGCGCATAGGGTTAGATATCTCTACTGTAAGCCGTGTGGCCAACAGTAAGTTTGTGCAAACGGAATTTGGAACTTATCGTCTGAAGTTTTTCTTTAGTGAATCATTAAGTACCGATAGCGGTGAAGAAGTGAGTACGCGCGAAGTGAAGAAAATATTAATGGATGTAATTGAAACTGAAGAAAAACAAAAGCCTCTAAGCGATGAGCGTTTAACAGAAATATTGCAAGAAAAAGGTTACAATATCGCAAGGCGTACAGTAGCTAAGTACCGGGAACAATTAAATATCCCAGTGGCACGTTTACGCAAACAATTATAA
- a CDS encoding DinB family protein, with amino-acid sequence MRPAQNDYPAFANDYVSLVKGNTVAEIITIHNDELLHFVESIPDTKANYSYAENKWSVKEVIQHLIDTERIFSYRALALARGEKQSLPGFQQNDYATNSFANMRAFSDLKEEYITLRISSNILFRSFNHAVLKNRGLINSYETTCLGMIYMTFGHALHHKNLLLQKYL; translated from the coding sequence ATGAGACCTGCCCAAAATGATTATCCAGCTTTTGCCAATGATTATGTATCTCTTGTAAAAGGAAATACTGTAGCCGAAATAATTACTATTCATAATGATGAGTTGCTACATTTTGTGGAATCTATCCCTGATACAAAAGCGAACTATTCGTATGCAGAAAATAAATGGTCGGTAAAAGAGGTGATACAGCACCTAATAGATACTGAACGTATTTTCTCCTATCGTGCATTAGCATTAGCAAGAGGAGAGAAACAATCTCTGCCAGGTTTTCAGCAGAATGATTATGCGACGAATAGTTTTGCAAATATGCGTGCATTCAGTGATTTAAAGGAGGAGTATATTACATTACGTATTTCTTCAAATATTTTATTCCGTTCTTTTAATCATGCTGTTTTGAAAAATAGAGGTTTAATTAATAGTTATGAAACAACCTGCTTAGGAATGATCTATATGACATTCGGTCATGCGCTTCACCACAAAAACTTGCTTTTGCAAAAATATCTGTAA
- the gldC gene encoding gliding motility protein GldC: protein MAKSNIQIEVNLDNDKVPESIIWNASDGNDEMQKAKAMMLAFWDGADKSALRIDLWTKEMMVDEMADFFYQTLMTMGDTLKRATNQQELVNDIKNFAKEFYQKFREIQLKENKIEGKM from the coding sequence ATGGCAAAGTCCAACATTCAAATTGAAGTAAATTTAGATAATGATAAAGTTCCTGAAAGTATCATATGGAATGCAAGCGATGGAAATGATGAAATGCAAAAAGCTAAAGCCATGATGTTGGCTTTTTGGGACGGTGCTGACAAGAGTGCCTTACGTATAGATTTATGGACAAAAGAAATGATGGTGGATGAAATGGCAGATTTTTTCTATCAAACACTAATGACTATGGGTGACACACTTAAACGCGCTACAAACCAGCAAGAACTAGTAAATGATATTAAAAATTTCGCAAAGGAATTTTATCAGAAGTTTCGTGAAATACAATTGAAAGAAAATAAAATTGAAGGAAAGATGTAA
- a CDS encoding GatB/YqeY domain-containing protein — translation MSLEEQIMTRLKDAMKAKDEDSLRGLRAIKAEIIKAKTEPGAGGQISEEGELKMLQKLVKQRKDSLEIYEKQNREDLAQKERSELAIIEQFLPKQMSEDELRTALQAIVSETGASSAADMGKVMGRATKAFAGKADGKMVANIVKELLNK, via the coding sequence ATGAGTTTAGAAGAACAAATAATGACTAGGCTGAAAGATGCTATGAAAGCTAAAGATGAAGATAGTTTGCGCGGATTACGTGCTATTAAAGCAGAAATCATTAAGGCAAAAACAGAACCTGGCGCTGGCGGGCAGATTTCTGAAGAGGGAGAATTGAAGATGTTGCAGAAGCTTGTAAAACAGAGGAAAGATTCTTTGGAGATCTATGAAAAGCAAAACCGTGAAGATCTTGCACAAAAAGAAAGAAGTGAACTTGCTATTATAGAACAATTTTTACCTAAGCAAATGAGCGAAGACGAATTACGTACAGCATTACAAGCGATTGTTTCTGAAACGGGTGCATCTTCTGCCGCAGATATGGGTAAAGTAATGGGAAGAGCAACTAAAGCGTTTGCAGGAAAAGCGGATGGAAAGATGGTTGCCAATATTGTTAAAGAACTTTTGAATAAATGA
- a CDS encoding CvpA family protein codes for MTIDIIAAIILVLAIFKGYKQGIIMAIFSFLALIIGVAAAMKLSVVVANYMYHHGMHGKWLSFLAFIIVLLVVVLLVKISARVIQKVAEVAFMGWLNRFLGILLYAFIYFTIFSILLFYADKIGLIKSTSMQQATTYKYIQPLGPFVMNNIGKVIPWFKNMFSDLSSLFAGITIKTVQ; via the coding sequence ATGACCATTGATATTATAGCTGCAATAATTTTAGTTTTAGCTATTTTCAAAGGATATAAGCAGGGTATTATCATGGCTATATTCTCATTCTTAGCGCTTATTATTGGGGTCGCAGCTGCCATGAAACTTTCTGTTGTTGTAGCAAACTATATGTATCACCATGGGATGCACGGCAAATGGTTGTCTTTTCTCGCATTTATAATCGTCTTACTGGTCGTAGTTTTATTGGTAAAAATTTCAGCCAGGGTCATTCAAAAAGTAGCTGAAGTTGCCTTTATGGGGTGGTTGAATCGATTCTTGGGGATTTTATTATATGCATTCATTTACTTCACCATATTCAGTATACTTCTATTTTATGCAGATAAAATTGGTTTGATAAAAAGCACAAGCATGCAACAAGCAACTACTTACAAATATATCCAACCCTTAGGCCCGTTTGTAATGAATAATATAGGGAAAGTAATACCTTGGTTCAAAAATATGTTTTCAGATCTCAGTTCGCTATTTGCCGGGATAACAATTAAAACTGTCCAATAA
- a CDS encoding alpha/beta fold hydrolase gives MNYEIKQNDKFKFIDEGEGEILVLFHGLFGALSNFSDLIEHFRKEYRVIVPILPLLELDLLNTTVGGLQKYVNKFFEKLDLKNINLLGNSLGGHVALVQILKHPERIKTLILTGSSGLFENGMGDTYPKRGDREYIRNKTAYTFYDPAMATEELVDEVFEITNNRLKVIKIIALAKSAIRNNLGEELKEIKQPTLLIWGKNDNVTPPFVAEEFNKLIPNSELYFIDKCGHAPMMEVPSEFNAILNPFLEKHKE, from the coding sequence ATGAACTACGAAATAAAACAAAACGATAAATTTAAATTTATAGATGAAGGCGAAGGAGAAATCCTTGTCCTTTTTCATGGCTTATTTGGTGCACTTAGTAATTTCAGTGACTTAATTGAACATTTTAGAAAAGAATACCGTGTTATAGTACCGATTCTACCATTACTTGAGTTGGACTTATTAAACACAACAGTAGGAGGTCTTCAAAAATATGTCAATAAATTTTTTGAAAAATTAGATCTTAAAAACATAAACCTATTAGGAAATTCATTGGGTGGACACGTTGCATTAGTACAAATTTTAAAGCATCCTGAACGTATAAAAACCTTGATTCTAACGGGTAGTTCCGGTCTTTTTGAAAATGGAATGGGTGACACTTATCCTAAGCGGGGAGATCGTGAATATATTCGAAATAAAACTGCTTATACTTTTTACGACCCTGCGATGGCTACCGAAGAATTAGTTGATGAGGTATTTGAAATAACGAATAATAGATTAAAGGTTATTAAAATAATCGCGTTAGCAAAAAGTGCTATCCGCAATAACTTAGGCGAAGAATTAAAAGAAATAAAACAACCCACTTTATTAATCTGGGGTAAAAATGATAATGTAACACCTCCTTTTGTTGCAGAGGAATTCAATAAACTTATTCCAAATTCAGAATTATATTTTATAGATAAATGTGGTCATGCACCAATGATGGAAGTTCCATCTGAATTCAATGCAATTCTTAACCCTTTTTTAGAAAAACACAAAGAGTAA
- a CDS encoding CBS domain-containing protein, which produces MLSAQITSLEFPTFQLSENDREDILAVSLATGYSMFPVLNKEIFVGLISIKDLNALPANTRLSDAQNHFLKAALNEKDYFLSAFKLMSLTQYPILPVVNTDNQYCGTITQQSLLNALGIFLDIQENNGGVIVLQMDKLDYSFSEISRLIESDNASITHLNTYFDIPTAAFIVSIKINRMNVSEIIATLQRFDYQILYSTSEEIYENELKRNYEGLMNYLNI; this is translated from the coding sequence ATGCTGTCTGCACAAATAACTTCTTTAGAATTTCCCACCTTCCAATTATCGGAAAACGATAGAGAAGATATTCTGGCTGTAAGTCTGGCTACCGGATATAGTATGTTTCCTGTTTTAAATAAGGAAATATTTGTGGGGCTTATTTCTATTAAAGACTTAAATGCATTACCCGCAAACACAAGACTCAGTGATGCCCAAAATCATTTTTTAAAAGCAGCGCTAAATGAGAAGGATTATTTCTTATCTGCTTTTAAATTAATGTCACTCACTCAATATCCAATCTTACCCGTCGTCAATACCGACAATCAATACTGTGGAACAATTACACAACAATCCTTATTAAATGCTTTGGGTATATTTCTTGACATTCAGGAAAATAATGGAGGGGTCATCGTGCTCCAAATGGACAAGTTGGATTATTCCTTTTCAGAGATTTCTAGGCTAATTGAGTCTGATAATGCAAGTATTACCCATCTAAATACTTATTTTGATATACCTACTGCTGCCTTTATCGTTTCCATCAAGATCAATAGAATGAATGTTTCCGAAATCATTGCGACTTTACAGCGTTTCGATTATCAAATTTTATATTCTACTAGCGAAGAAATATATGAGAATGAATTAAAGCGCAATTATGAGGGGCTTATGAATTATTTAAATATTTAA
- a CDS encoding OmpA family protein, whose translation MKPRIFAILASAILLSSCNVYKNANKRERGAAIGVAGGAVAGGVVGRLTGNTALGAIIGAAVGGGAGYIIGKKMDKQAEDIKTQVPDAKVERVEEGIVVEFSSKVLFGFDQSNLTDASRKTLNNLITILNKYPQTNLEVQGHTDNTGSESYNMTLSVKRASTVADYLKANGIDASRLTIKGFGEDAPKYDNNTEQGRMQNRRVEFLITANQQMKAEANQEAKQQGN comes from the coding sequence ATGAAACCTAGAATTTTTGCAATCCTTGCAAGTGCAATATTGCTTAGCTCCTGTAATGTTTATAAAAACGCAAATAAAAGAGAACGAGGAGCAGCTATTGGTGTTGCTGGCGGCGCCGTTGCTGGTGGCGTAGTAGGTAGGCTTACCGGAAATACAGCCTTAGGTGCTATTATAGGTGCTGCTGTAGGTGGTGGGGCTGGCTATATCATTGGCAAAAAAATGGATAAACAAGCAGAAGATATAAAGACACAAGTGCCAGATGCTAAAGTTGAAAGAGTAGAAGAAGGCATCGTTGTTGAATTTTCTAGTAAAGTTCTTTTTGGCTTTGACCAATCAAATCTTACAGATGCATCTAGAAAGACACTTAACAACCTTATTACAATCCTCAACAAATATCCTCAAACAAATCTAGAGGTTCAGGGTCATACAGATAATACTGGGTCAGAAAGTTATAATATGACTTTATCTGTAAAACGTGCAAGTACCGTTGCTGATTATTTAAAGGCAAATGGAATTGATGCTTCACGCCTTACAATTAAAGGCTTCGGCGAAGATGCACCAAAATACGATAACAATACAGAGCAAGGCAGAATGCAAAATAGAAGAGTTGAGTTTTTAATTACAGCAAACCAACAAATGAAAGCTGAAGCAAATCAAGAAGCAAAACAACAAGGAAATTAA